In one Polaribacter sp. ALD11 genomic region, the following are encoded:
- a CDS encoding FtsW/RodA/SpoVE family cell cycle protein translates to MKTIFQHIKGDKTIWAIVAALAIFSFMPVYSASTNLVYVVGSGSTFGYLVKHMVLLIMGFSIIYGVHKIPYRYFSGGAVLMLPIVIILLIFTLAQGTTIGGANASRWIRIPFVGIGFQTSTLAGLVLMVFVARYLARNKEKEIKFKESLLQLWLPVGLVLILILPANFSTTAIIFTMILVMVFIGGYPLKYIGFILGAGILALSFFILIAKAFPDAMPNRVQTWQSRIESFSGEEGKEAYQVEKAKIAIATGGPLGVGPGKSVQKNFLPQSSSDFIYAIIVEEYGLLGAITVVFVYFLLLFRVFVVLKKTTTIFGTLLVVGVGLPIIFQAIINMAVATNLFPVTGQTLPLISSGGTSIWMTCFALGMILSVSASKEETEEDILDDNPLDILHETIA, encoded by the coding sequence ATGAAAACTATTTTTCAACATATAAAAGGAGATAAAACCATTTGGGCAATTGTTGCTGCTTTGGCAATATTCTCATTTATGCCTGTGTATAGCGCAAGTACAAACTTGGTGTATGTTGTAGGTTCTGGTTCTACATTTGGGTATTTAGTAAAGCACATGGTTTTATTAATTATGGGTTTTTCAATTATCTATGGTGTACATAAAATTCCGTATAGATATTTTTCTGGAGGAGCTGTTTTAATGTTGCCAATAGTAATTATTTTGCTAATTTTTACGTTAGCACAAGGAACCACAATTGGTGGAGCAAATGCAAGTAGATGGATTCGGATTCCGTTTGTAGGTATTGGCTTTCAGACATCTACATTGGCTGGTTTAGTTTTAATGGTTTTTGTAGCAAGGTATTTGGCTAGAAATAAAGAAAAAGAAATTAAATTTAAAGAAAGTCTGTTACAGTTGTGGTTGCCAGTAGGACTGGTTTTAATTTTGATTTTACCAGCCAATTTTTCGACAACAGCTATTATTTTTACAATGATTTTAGTCATGGTTTTTATTGGTGGCTACCCTTTAAAGTACATTGGTTTTATACTAGGTGCAGGAATTTTAGCATTGTCTTTTTTTATATTAATTGCAAAAGCGTTTCCAGATGCAATGCCAAATAGGGTTCAAACCTGGCAAAGTAGAATAGAAAGTTTTTCGGGAGAAGAAGGTAAAGAGGCATACCAAGTAGAAAAAGCAAAAATAGCAATTGCAACTGGTGGTCCATTAGGAGTTGGTCCTGGTAAAAGTGTTCAGAAAAACTTTTTACCACAATCATCATCAGATTTTATTTATGCAATTATTGTTGAAGAATATGGTCTTTTGGGAGCAATTACAGTAGTGTTTGTGTATTTTTTATTACTCTTTAGAGTCTTTGTTGTTTTAAAGAAAACGACAACAATTTTTGGAACATTATTAGTAGTAGGTGTTGGTTTGCCTATTATTTTTCAGGCAATAATAAATATGGCAGTAGCTACTAATTTATTTCCTGTAACAGGACAAACTTTACCGCTAATTAGTAGTGGAGGTACTTCTATTTGGATGACGTGTTTTGCACTTGGAATGATTTTAAGCGTAAGTGCATCAAAAGAAGAAACAGAAGAAGATATTTTAGATGATAACCCTTTAGATATTTTACATGAAACAATCGCTTAA
- the murG gene encoding undecaprenyldiphospho-muramoylpentapeptide beta-N-acetylglucosaminyltransferase: MKQSLNILISGGGTGGHIYPAIAIANELKFRYPNAKFLFIGAKDKMEMEKVPQAGYEIKGLWISGIQRKLTKDNLSFPFKLMNSLWNASKIIKKFKPDIAIGTGGFASGPTLIMAGRKRIPTLIQEQNSYPGITNKLLSKKAKKICVAYDNLDRFFPLDKIVKTGNPVRQDLLSIDSKREEGKNFFKLDDTKKTVLVLGGSLGARKINQLVESNLNFFKDQGIQVIWQCGKLYFEEYKKYNELAHVQVYQFINRMDFGYAAADIIISRAGASSVSELCIVGKPVVFVPSPNVAEDHQTKNAKSIVEKDAALMIKESELDTFSVVFESLLKDIEKQQVLSENIKKLALPSATKDIVDEVEKLLKK; encoded by the coding sequence ATGAAACAATCGCTTAACATATTAATTTCTGGAGGTGGAACTGGCGGGCATATTTACCCTGCAATTGCAATAGCAAATGAATTAAAGTTTCGTTATCCTAATGCAAAATTTCTTTTTATCGGAGCAAAAGATAAAATGGAAATGGAAAAAGTACCACAAGCGGGTTATGAAATTAAAGGATTGTGGATTTCTGGAATTCAAAGAAAGTTAACGAAAGATAATTTGTCTTTTCCTTTTAAATTGATGAATAGTTTATGGAATGCTTCAAAGATAATTAAAAAATTTAAGCCAGATATTGCGATTGGTACAGGGGGGTTTGCAAGCGGACCAACATTAATTATGGCGGGTAGAAAGAGAATTCCTACATTAATTCAAGAACAGAATTCATACCCAGGAATTACCAATAAATTATTAAGTAAGAAAGCAAAAAAAATTTGTGTTGCATACGATAATTTAGATCGTTTTTTTCCTTTAGATAAAATAGTAAAAACAGGAAACCCTGTTCGTCAAGATTTATTGTCTATCGATTCTAAAAGAGAAGAAGGTAAAAACTTTTTTAAATTAGATGATACAAAGAAAACTGTTTTGGTTCTAGGTGGAAGTTTAGGGGCGAGAAAAATAAATCAATTAGTAGAAAGTAATTTAAATTTCTTTAAAGATCAAGGAATTCAGGTTATTTGGCAATGTGGAAAACTATATTTTGAAGAGTATAAGAAATATAATGAGTTAGCACATGTACAAGTGTATCAATTTATTAATAGAATGGATTTTGGTTATGCTGCTGCTGATATAATTATCTCTAGAGCTGGTGCAAGTTCAGTTTCAGAATTATGTATTGTTGGTAAGCCAGTTGTGTTTGTTCCTTCACCAAACGTTGCAGAAGATCATCAAACAAAAAATGCGAAATCTATTGTAGAAAAAGATGCCGCTTTAATGATAAAAGAAAGTGAATTAGATACCTTTTCAGTGGTGTTCGAATCATTGTTAAAGGATATTGAAAAGCAACAAGTTTTATCAGAAAATATTAAAAAATTAGCACTACCAAGTGCAACAAAAGATATTGTTGACGAAGTTGAAAAATTATTAAAAAAGTGA
- the murD gene encoding UDP-N-acetylmuramoyl-L-alanine--D-glutamate ligase, whose product MKRLVILGGGESGVGTAILGKQKGYEVFVSDKGEISKKYKQVLLNNEIDFEEKNHTESKILNADVVMKSPGIPDKVPLILKLKEKGIKIISEIEFASKYTTANIIGITGSNGKTTTTLLMHHILKGAGFNVGVAGNIGDSFAQQVAQESYDNYVLELSSFQLDGIENFNSHIAILTNITPDHLDRYEYNFEKYIDSKFRITKNQKATDYLIYDADNEAINNWLKKNKTKAKLVPFSIERELEYGAFLKNNNITININKDTFNMPISALTVKGKHNVKNAMAATMAAQLLNARKQAIKESLEDFEGVEHRLENVGKVNGVEYINDSKATNVNATFYALECMDRQTVWIVGGVDKGNDYNDLLPLVREKVKAIVCLGIDNEKIKNMFGNVVDIVVETAGAEEAVKVAHKLSESGDAVLLSPACASFDLFENYEDRGRQFKAAVRDL is encoded by the coding sequence GTGAAGAGGTTAGTAATACTCGGCGGAGGAGAAAGTGGTGTTGGTACAGCTATTTTAGGAAAACAAAAAGGGTACGAAGTTTTTGTTTCAGATAAAGGAGAAATATCAAAAAAATATAAACAAGTTCTTTTAAATAACGAGATAGATTTTGAGGAGAAAAATCATACAGAAAGCAAAATTTTAAATGCAGATGTAGTGATGAAAAGTCCTGGAATTCCAGATAAGGTTCCTTTAATTTTAAAATTGAAAGAAAAAGGAATAAAAATAATTTCAGAAATTGAGTTTGCATCGAAATACACAACTGCAAATATTATAGGAATTACGGGTTCAAACGGAAAAACAACTACGACGTTATTAATGCATCATATTTTAAAAGGCGCAGGTTTTAATGTTGGTGTTGCTGGTAATATTGGCGATAGTTTTGCGCAACAAGTTGCCCAAGAATCGTATGATAATTATGTGTTAGAATTAAGTAGTTTTCAGTTAGACGGAATTGAGAACTTCAATAGTCATATTGCAATTTTAACAAATATAACACCAGATCATTTAGACAGGTACGAATATAATTTTGAGAAATATATAGATTCAAAATTTAGAATTACAAAGAATCAAAAAGCGACCGATTACTTAATTTATGATGCAGATAATGAAGCAATCAATAATTGGTTAAAAAAGAATAAAACAAAAGCAAAATTAGTTCCGTTTTCTATAGAAAGAGAATTAGAATACGGTGCTTTTTTGAAAAACAATAACATTACAATCAACATAAATAAAGACACTTTTAATATGCCTATATCAGCTTTAACAGTAAAGGGAAAACATAACGTTAAAAATGCAATGGCTGCTACAATGGCGGCACAATTATTAAATGCTAGAAAGCAGGCGATTAAAGAAAGTTTAGAAGATTTTGAAGGAGTAGAACATCGTTTAGAGAATGTTGGAAAAGTAAATGGTGTTGAATATATTAATGACTCTAAAGCTACCAATGTAAATGCAACTTTCTATGCTTTAGAGTGTATGGATAGACAAACTGTTTGGATTGTTGGTGGTGTTGATAAAGGAAATGATTACAATGATTTGTTGCCTTTGGTAAGAGAAAAGGTAAAGGCAATTGTTTGTTTAGGTATAGATAATGAAAAAATAAAAAACATGTTTGGCAACGTAGTTGATATTGTTGTAGAGACTGCGGGAGCCGAAGAGGCTGTTAAAGTAGCGCATAAATTATCTGAATCTGGAGATGCTGTTTTATTGTCGCCAGCTTGTGCAAGTTTCGATTTGTTTGAGAATTATGAAGATAGAGGTCGTCAATTTAAAGCAGCAGTAAGAGACTTGTAA
- the ftsA gene encoding cell division protein FtsA, which yields MENNKIAVGLDIGTTKIVAMIGRKNEYDKIEVVGIGKAKSLGVKRGVVSNITQTIQSIQQAVDEAESVSGLKIEEVVVGIAGQHIRSLHHSDYITRNDAEEVINDTDIENLVNQVHKLVMLPGEEIIHVLPQEFKVDSQADIKEPIGMYGGRLEANFHVVVGQVSSIRNIGRCVKSAGLDLSDITLEPLASASAVLSLEEKEAGVALIDIGGGTTDLAIFKDGIIRHTAVIPFGGGVITDDIKEGCSIIEKQAELLKIKFGSAWPGENKETEIVSIPGLRGREPKEITLKNLSKIIHARVQEIIEHVYLEIKNYGHETAKGKLIAGIVLTGGGAQLKHLRQLVEYITGMDARIGFPNEHLAGDSDDALSSPAYATAVGLLMEGLSKDSKEEEIIEEAIEEILNPIEEEVEEVPPIQEEKPKAKKKRSFFEKFTESLKDFLDNAE from the coding sequence ATGGAAAACAATAAAATAGCTGTTGGTTTAGATATTGGTACAACCAAAATTGTTGCCATGATTGGTCGTAAAAACGAATATGACAAAATAGAAGTTGTTGGTATTGGAAAAGCGAAAAGTTTAGGCGTAAAACGTGGTGTTGTAAGTAATATTACACAAACAATACAATCTATTCAGCAAGCTGTAGATGAAGCGGAAAGTGTTTCTGGTCTTAAAATAGAGGAAGTTGTTGTAGGTATTGCTGGTCAGCATATTAGAAGTTTACATCATTCAGATTATATTACAAGAAATGATGCCGAAGAAGTAATTAATGATACAGACATAGAAAATTTAGTAAATCAAGTTCATAAATTGGTAATGTTGCCAGGAGAAGAAATTATTCATGTGTTACCACAAGAATTTAAAGTAGATTCTCAGGCAGATATTAAAGAACCAATTGGTATGTATGGAGGTCGTCTAGAAGCGAATTTTCATGTAGTTGTTGGGCAAGTTTCATCAATTAGAAATATTGGACGTTGTGTTAAAAGTGCTGGTTTAGACTTAAGTGATATCACTTTAGAACCCTTAGCATCTGCATCTGCAGTATTAAGTTTAGAAGAAAAAGAAGCAGGTGTTGCTTTAATCGATATCGGTGGTGGAACAACAGATTTAGCCATTTTTAAAGATGGTATTATTAGACATACAGCAGTAATTCCGTTTGGCGGAGGTGTAATTACAGACGATATTAAAGAAGGTTGTTCTATTATAGAAAAGCAGGCAGAATTATTGAAAATTAAATTTGGTTCTGCGTGGCCTGGTGAAAACAAAGAAACAGAGATTGTTTCAATTCCCGGTTTAAGAGGAAGAGAACCGAAAGAAATTACATTAAAGAATTTATCAAAGATTATACATGCAAGAGTGCAAGAAATTATTGAGCATGTGTATTTAGAAATAAAAAATTATGGACACGAGACTGCAAAAGGAAAATTAATTGCAGGAATTGTGTTAACAGGTGGAGGTGCACAATTAAAACATTTACGTCAGTTAGTAGAATATATTACGGGTATGGATGCTCGAATTGGTTTCCCTAATGAGCATTTAGCAGGAGATTCAGACGATGCTTTATCTAGTCCTGCCTACGCAACCGCAGTTGGTTTGCTAATGGAAGGTTTGAGTAAAGATTCTAAAGAAGAAGAAATTATAGAGGAAGCAATTGAAGAAATTTTAAATCCTATTGAAGAAGAGGTCGAAGAAGTACCTCCAATACAAGAAGAAAAGCCGAAGGCCAAAAAGAAAAGGTCTTTTTTTGAAAAATTTACAGAAAGTCTAAAAGATTTTTTAGACAACGCAGAATAA
- a CDS encoding cell division protein FtsQ/DivIB: protein MRLKRILKYLLFVVIIGFFSFLYSFTSVRNEQKKVTKIEVKFEEGNNNFLTHAMVNKLLIQNDTIVTNQAKSVIDLYKLENNVSKNPYVENAAVFLTIGGVLKSTIKQRTPVARIISSKDSYYIDKQGVTIPLSSNYSARVLLVSGVENKEDIQAVLPLISTILEDNFLQKEIVGIVKSDVDAYEFSVRSGDYKIDFGKLKDVEIKFSKLKAFYNTTYKDKTIQEYKTITVKYHNQVVCTK, encoded by the coding sequence ATGAGGCTTAAAAGAATCTTAAAATACCTGCTATTTGTTGTTATAATTGGTTTTTTTAGCTTTTTATATAGCTTTACTTCTGTTAGAAATGAACAGAAAAAAGTAACAAAAATAGAAGTAAAATTTGAAGAAGGAAACAATAATTTCTTGACACATGCTATGGTTAACAAATTGTTAATACAAAATGATACAATAGTAACAAACCAAGCAAAATCTGTAATAGATTTATACAAATTAGAGAATAATGTGTCTAAAAACCCTTATGTTGAAAATGCAGCCGTTTTTTTAACTATTGGAGGTGTGTTAAAATCGACCATAAAACAGCGTACGCCTGTAGCAAGAATTATTTCTAGTAAAGATTCTTATTATATTGACAAACAGGGTGTAACGATTCCGTTGTCTAGTAACTATTCGGCAAGGGTATTGTTGGTTTCAGGTGTTGAAAATAAGGAAGATATTCAGGCAGTTTTGCCTTTAATATCAACTATTTTAGAAGATAATTTTTTACAAAAAGAAATTGTTGGAATTGTAAAGTCTGACGTTGATGCGTATGAGTTTTCTGTAAGAAGTGGAGATTATAAGATCGATTTCGGAAAATTAAAGGATGTTGAAATAAAATTTAGTAAGTTAAAAGCGTTTTATAATACAACGTATAAAGATAAAACGATACAAGAATATAAAACAATTACTGTAAAATATCACAACCAAGTTGTGTGCACAAAATAA
- the murC gene encoding UDP-N-acetylmuramate--L-alanine ligase: MNLKKIHNVYFVGIGGIGMSAIARYFAANGKNVAGYDKTPSQITKDLEGLGVEIHFEDAVKNIPISFLNTEKTLVIYTPAVPKTHNEFNYFVDNKFTVLKRAEILGKITETTFCLAVAGTHGKTTTSSILGHIMAGVKATSFLGGIAENYNSNLILGEDKISVVEADEFDRSFLQLSPNIACVTSMDADHLDIYKNPEALTASFIEFSNKVSDTLIVAKGLPLEGLTYSINEDSDYKASNLKIENGTYIFDVKTPSSEIKNITFHLPGQHNIMNALAALAMADVYGISLENIKQSLADFKGVKRRFAYKIKTDSFVLIDDYAHHPTEINAVENAVREMYPDEKILVVFQPHLFSRTKDFIDDFAAALTKFDEIILLDIYPAREIPIAGVDSNWVLSKIENKQKKMSQKNNLVKDIKNSEAKVVVMLGAGDIGVMINEVTKELLKEL, translated from the coding sequence GTGAATTTAAAAAAGATACATAACGTTTATTTTGTCGGAATTGGTGGCATAGGAATGAGTGCAATTGCTCGTTATTTTGCTGCGAATGGAAAAAATGTGGCTGGTTATGATAAAACACCTTCTCAAATTACAAAAGATTTAGAGGGGTTAGGTGTTGAAATTCACTTTGAGGATGCTGTGAAAAATATTCCAATTTCATTTTTGAATACAGAAAAGACATTGGTTATTTATACACCGGCTGTTCCAAAAACTCATAATGAATTCAATTATTTTGTAGATAATAAATTTACGGTTTTAAAAAGAGCAGAAATTCTAGGTAAAATTACAGAGACTACATTTTGTTTAGCAGTTGCAGGAACGCATGGTAAAACAACTACATCTTCCATTTTAGGGCATATTATGGCAGGCGTAAAGGCAACTTCTTTTTTAGGTGGAATTGCAGAGAATTACAATTCAAATTTAATTTTAGGTGAGGATAAAATTTCTGTTGTAGAAGCAGATGAATTTGATCGATCATTTTTACAATTAAGTCCGAATATTGCCTGTGTAACTTCTATGGATGCAGATCATTTAGATATTTATAAAAATCCGGAAGCGCTAACAGCATCTTTTATCGAGTTTTCTAATAAAGTTTCAGATACTTTAATTGTAGCAAAAGGATTGCCTTTAGAGGGGTTAACGTATTCAATTAATGAAGATTCAGATTATAAAGCTTCTAATTTAAAAATAGAAAATGGCACGTATATTTTTGATGTAAAAACACCTTCATCAGAAATAAAAAATATTACATTCCATTTACCAGGACAGCATAATATTATGAATGCTTTGGCTGCTTTGGCAATGGCAGATGTATATGGAATTTCGTTAGAAAATATCAAACAAAGTCTAGCTGATTTTAAAGGAGTAAAACGTAGATTTGCATATAAAATAAAAACAGATAGTTTTGTTTTAATTGATGATTATGCACATCACCCAACAGAAATAAATGCAGTAGAAAACGCTGTGAGAGAAATGTACCCTGATGAGAAAATTTTGGTCGTTTTTCAACCTCATTTGTTTTCAAGAACAAAAGATTTTATAGATGATTTTGCAGCTGCTTTAACAAAGTTTGATGAAATTATACTATTAGATATTTATCCTGCAAGAGAAATTCCAATTGCCGGTGTAGACTCTAATTGGGTGTTGAGTAAGATTGAAAATAAGCAGAAAAAAATGTCTCAAAAAAATAATTTAGTAAAAGATATTAAAAATTCTGAAGCAAAAGTAGTGGTTATGTTGGGTGCAGGAGATATTGGAGTGATGATAAATGAGGTGACAAAAGAACTTTTAAAAGAACTATAA